Proteins from a single region of Argiope bruennichi chromosome 6, qqArgBrue1.1, whole genome shotgun sequence:
- the LOC129971701 gene encoding uncharacterized protein LOC129971701, with protein MLISDSDLNAVSVKTVDSFIFPPWDAPKFSFVNPFKGFDKSSTAPAVFQQLFFYHRNRYSSFDPIFTDGSKSDGHVGYGIVFPSDIVSYRVHNCCSVFTAELLAILCALQKISSLPHRKFIIYTDSMSALETLSHYHNRMHPTAIEILSLLRLLQNEDFEIIFCWVPSHVGIHGNEMADSAAKSALSCLNQGLPYNDIRRSFINYICSTWQNKWDLQIHNKLHEVKSNIGPWPVLPVREVDVRLTRLRIGHTRFTHKHLIFGERAPNCPTCQVDFSVKHIFIECPTFNSHRLQYFHTSSVVLKDLEQISVCPYDIKRNSGTTAPPTKERQPTTLAIPRLGAYLSASRNLYAQSYPRGQRLPLKESPRSDPFA; from the exons ATGCTCATAAGTGACTCGGACCTCAATGCTGTTAGTGTTAAAACTGTTGACTCCTTTATTTTCCCACCTTGGGATGCCCCGAAATTCTCTTTTGTGAATCCATTCAAAGGCTTCGATAAATCCTCAACTGCACCTGCTGTCTTCCAACAGCTATTTTTCTATCATCGCAATCGGTATTCCTCTTTTgatccaattttcacggatggctcgaaatcagatggtcaTGTCGGTTATGGCATAGTATTTCCATCTGATATAGTGAGCTATCGGGTTCATAATTGTTGTTCAGTATTTACTGCTGAGTTGCTTGCTATATTGTGCGCTCTACAAAAGATCTCATCTTTGCCACAtcgaaaattcataatatataccgatagcatgagtgcacTGGAAACACTTTCTCACTATCATAATCGCATGCATCCAACAGCAATAGAAATTTTATCCCTTTTGCGCCTCTTGCAGAATgaggattttgaaattattttttgttgggttccgagtcatgtcggcataCATGGAAATGAAATGGCTGATTCTGCTGCAAAATCTGCATTGTCTTGTTTGAACCAAGGACTTCCTTATAACGATATTAGGCGGTCTTTCATTAATTACATCTGTTCTACCTGGCAAAAtaaatgggatctgcagatccataacAAACTGCATGAAGTGAAGAGTAACATTGGCCCGTGGCCGGTCCTCCCTGTACGTGAGGTGGATGTCAggttgactcgcctccgtataggacatacacgttTCACGCACAAGCACCTAATTTTTGGCGAAAGGGCGCCAAATTGCCCGACTTGCCAAGttgattttagtgtaaaacacatCTTTATTGAATGTCCTACTTTTAATTCACATCGTCtccaatattttcatacatcatCAGTAGTTTTGAAGGACTTG GAGCAGATTTCCGTTTGCCCATACGACATTAAGAGAAATTCAGGgacgacggcaccgcccaccaagGAAAGACAGCCAACGACTCTGGCCATTCCCAGGCTCGGCGCTTACCTTAGTGccagccggaacctatacgctcagagttacccccggggacagcgACTACCCTTAAAGGAAAGCCCAagaagtgaccccttcgcttga
- the LOC129971702 gene encoding uncharacterized protein LOC129971702, with product MRSGDLLIEVDSKKQSQQIMKLKALASIPISVSPHTSLNFSKGVITCGELFNVSLEEITSELKPQGVTHVRQIAIRRDGQLLPTKHYVLTFHSPKLPEFIYAGHDSQQCSATEKCVNCGGDHPSYSRNCSRWKLEKEVTIIKIKENITYPEARRRVQIQTPTPGISYASVVQKPFCTNCSCENCIKQTPKPKLPVKTLESDSDNSVQSISESPKPDLSASKKTRKKKPQSSLTLKLAKRGISHKDLSVRLQKSTSRNSVALGLARDGVAHKDLTSIFGGTPNIPDFKLHPSEDEDALFMSCEDQATPTAAHSHSPSKSLS from the exons atgcgttctggtgacttatTAATTGAAGTTGATTCTAAAAAACAATCACAGCAAATCATGAAACTGAAAGCTCTAGCTTCTATACCCATTTCTGTTAGTCCACACACATCCTTAAACTTCTCCAAAGGTGTAATAACTTGCggagaattatttaatgtttctctgGAAGAAATAACTTCAGAATTGAAACCTCAAGGAGTGACTCATGTTCGCCAGATTGCCATTCGGCGGGATGGTCAACTCCTTCCAACAAAACATTATGTGCTCACCTTCCATAGCCCCAAGCTACCTGAATTTATATATGCCG ggcatgatagccagcagtgctCCGCAACAGAAAAGTGCGTAAACTGTGGTGGCGATCATCCCTCTTATTCTCGAAATTGCTCCCGCTGGAAACTGGAAAAAGAAGTcactattatcaaaataaaagaaaacataacataCCCAGAAGCTAGACGTAGAGTTCAAATTCAGACACCTACGCCAGGCATTAGCTATGCCTCCGTTGTCCAAAAACCATTTTGTACAAATTGTTCCTGTGAAAACTGCATAAAGCAAACTCCAAAACCAAAACTACCTGTAAAAACATTAGAATCTGATTCTGATAATTCAGTTCAAAGTATTTCAGAATCTCCTAAACCGGATCTATCAGCATCTAAAAAAACTCGTAAGAAAAAACCTCAGTCCTCACTGACATTGAAACTTGCTAAACGTGGCATATCACATAAAGATCTTTCTGTTAGATTACAAAAATCTACTTCTCGGAATTCCGTCGCTTTGGGATTAGCAAGAGATGGTGTAGCCCATAAGGATTTAACATCTATCTTTGGAGGCACACCAAATATCCCTGATTTTAAGCTCCATCCGTCTGAGGATGAAGATGCACTATTTATGAGTTGCGAAGATCAGGCAACTCCTACAGCTGCTCACTCACACTCCCCATCTAAAtctctctcttaa